Proteins from one Mycobacterium adipatum genomic window:
- the clpS gene encoding ATP-dependent Clp protease adapter ClpS, translated as MVTPARTKPGTREDQAADVDRGEDAATDSPWVTVVWDDPVNLMSYVTYVFQKLFGYSEPHATKLMMQVHTEGKAVVSAGSRESMEVDVTKLHSAGLWATMQQDR; from the coding sequence ATGGTTACCCCTGCGCGGACCAAGCCGGGTACCCGGGAGGACCAGGCGGCGGACGTCGACCGCGGTGAAGACGCCGCCACCGACAGTCCCTGGGTGACTGTCGTCTGGGACGACCCGGTCAATTTGATGTCGTATGTGACCTACGTGTTCCAGAAGTTGTTCGGCTACTCCGAGCCGCATGCCACCAAGCTGATGATGCAGGTGCACACCGAGGGCAAGGCCGTCGTGTCGGCGGGCAGTCGTGAGTCGATGGAAGTCGACGTCACCAAGCTGCACTCTGCCGGGCTGTGGGCCACCATGCAGCAGGACCGCTGA
- a CDS encoding DUF2017 domain-containing protein — MRKWKRIDSADGPRFRSSLAAHEAALLRNLVVSLTGMLDDRESAAPTDELSEITGIRTGHTTPPDDETMKRLLPDFFRPRNGHPAGSAAAESLNSALRSLHEPAIIDAKRQAAHRLLDTMPDGGGKFELSEDDAQAWASAVNDVRLALGAMLEIGPEGLDQLPVGHPMAGHLDVYQWLTVLQEYLVISLMGSR, encoded by the coding sequence GTGCGGAAGTGGAAGCGGATCGACAGCGCCGACGGCCCCCGATTCCGGTCCTCGCTGGCCGCGCACGAGGCCGCCCTGTTGCGCAATCTGGTGGTGTCGCTGACCGGGATGCTCGACGATCGCGAATCTGCTGCTCCCACTGACGAACTCAGTGAGATCACCGGGATCCGGACCGGCCACACCACCCCTCCGGACGACGAGACGATGAAACGGCTGCTCCCGGATTTCTTCCGGCCGCGCAACGGTCACCCCGCCGGCTCGGCGGCCGCGGAGAGTTTGAACAGCGCCCTGCGCAGTTTGCATGAGCCGGCCATCATCGATGCGAAACGGCAAGCGGCGCATCGGCTCCTGGACACCATGCCCGACGGTGGCGGCAAGTTCGAGCTCTCCGAGGACGACGCTCAGGCCTGGGCGTCGGCGGTCAACGATGTGCGCCTCGCATTGGGGGCGATGCTGGAGATCGGACCCGAAGGTCTCGACCAGCTACCCGTCGGCCATCCGATGGCGGGCCATCTCGATGTCTATCAGTGGCTGACCGTGCTGCAGGAGTACTTGGTGATCAGCCTGATGGGATCTCGATGA